The Mesoterricola silvestris sequence CTGGAGGAGGCGCGCAAGGCCGCCGATCCGGCGCGGGCCCTGGCCCTGGCCGAGGCGCTCAACGAGCAGGTGGAGCCCATCCACGTGGAATCCCTCTTCCTCCTCGCCAGCGCCTACGCCCGGCTGGGCAACCGGCCCAAGGCCTACGAATGGCTGCAGCGGGCCGTGGACGCCGGCTTCTGGGATGTGGACGCCATCCGGGAGGGCGAGGCCTTCAAGGCCTTCCGGGGGGAGCCGCGGCTCAAGGCCCTGGCCCGGCAGGCCTGGGCAAAGGGCTACCTGTCCATGCTGGAACGCAAGGAGCGGGCCGCCTTCCAGAAGCCGGAGCGGATCCTGGCCTCCCTGGCCTTCAGGCCCGGCGAGCGGGTGGCGGACGTGGGGGCGGGGTCGGGCTACTTCACCGTCCCCGTGGCCCGGGCCGTGGGCCCCACGGGCTCGGTGCTGGCGGTGGACATCCTCCAGGACATGCTCGACTACGTGGAAAGGCGCGCCCAGGCCGAACAGCTCACGAACATCAAGCTGCTGCGGAGCCGGGCCGACGATCCCATGCTGCCCGCCGCGGGCGCCGACACCATCCTGCTGGTGGACGTCCTGCACTACGTGAAGGAGCGCACGCCCTTCGCCGTCAAGCTGAAGGCCGGCCTCGCCCCCGGCGGCCGCATCGTGGTCATCGACTACATCCCCAAGCCCA is a genomic window containing:
- a CDS encoding class I SAM-dependent methyltransferase, which produces MRLHVLTLLSCLAVPGPAAPVQDPLPARLEEARKAADPARALALAEALNEQVEPIHVESLFLLASAYARLGNRPKAYEWLQRAVDAGFWDVDAIREGEAFKAFRGEPRLKALARQAWAKGYLSMLERKERAAFQKPERILASLAFRPGERVADVGAGSGYFTVPVARAVGPTGSVLAVDILQDMLDYVERRAQAEQLTNIKLLRSRADDPMLPAAGADTILLVDVLHYVKERTPFAVKLKAGLAPGGRIVVIDYIPKPMSERPWGPSVDQQFSRDTMDREMAAAGLKRVQAFDYLPEQWFAVYGAE